One genomic segment of Flavobacteriaceae bacterium includes these proteins:
- a CDS encoding TetR/AcrR family transcriptional regulator, with translation MAKKKNITKDNMISWYMEYVLEYNKQPDSVFHFAKVNHFDEAVFYRYFGSFEALEKEIFKAFFDNTANLLQKNNDDKNFDARNKLLSFYYTFFENLTANRSYVVYALKNKKDQLKTLKTLSELKRSFSEFIESLDIEIIDLKEERLEKLQHRGIKESAWIQLLATIKFWLEDSSPAFEKTDIFIEKSINASFDLMNITPFKSVIDLGKFLFKEKIHMN, from the coding sequence ATGGCAAAAAAGAAAAATATCACAAAAGACAATATGATTTCATGGTACATGGAATACGTATTAGAGTATAATAAACAACCCGACTCTGTATTCCATTTTGCCAAAGTGAACCATTTTGATGAAGCTGTGTTCTACCGATATTTCGGATCTTTTGAAGCTCTTGAAAAAGAAATTTTCAAAGCTTTTTTTGACAACACCGCTAACCTGTTGCAAAAAAATAATGATGATAAGAATTTTGATGCTCGCAATAAATTACTCAGTTTTTATTACACTTTTTTTGAGAATTTAACAGCCAATAGAAGCTATGTGGTTTATGCACTAAAAAATAAAAAAGATCAATTAAAAACGCTCAAAACTTTATCGGAATTAAAAAGATCTTTTTCCGAATTTATAGAAAGTTTGGATATAGAAATCATTGATTTGAAAGAAGAACGCTTAGAGAAATTACAACATCGAGGAATTAAAGAATCTGCCTGGATTCAATTGCTGGCTACTATTAAATTTTGGTTAGAAGACTCTTCGCCTGCTTTTGAAAAGACAGATATTTTCATAGAAAAATCAATAAATGCCAGTTTTGATTTGATGAATATAACTCCCTTCAAAAGCGTAATCGATCTGGGGAAATTCTTGTTCAAAGAAAAAATTCATATGAATTAA
- a CDS encoding alpha/beta hydrolase has translation MMKKFVLKRFSLLLFAMIVISCSSDNTNTSTTQTQFGIFRAVDQTTVEMNGEISSSTLTNFNSLIQNYPNINRINMINVPGSSDDDTNLQVSALVYQRNIDTHLADNGEIASGGTDFFLAGRTRTMGQNARIGVHSWSNGTQEATDFPVGHSEHQRYINYYVSVGFTQANAEAFYYYTINAAPASSIHWMTAAEIQQYGILR, from the coding sequence ATGATGAAAAAATTTGTTTTAAAAAGGTTCTCTCTTCTATTATTTGCTATGATCGTGATCAGTTGTAGTAGTGATAATACCAATACATCGACAACACAAACCCAGTTTGGAATTTTTAGAGCTGTAGATCAGACTACAGTGGAGATGAATGGTGAAATATCCAGTTCAACGTTGACTAATTTTAATAGCCTGATTCAAAATTATCCCAATATCAACAGAATAAATATGATAAATGTACCGGGGTCTTCGGATGATGATACGAATCTGCAAGTTTCTGCTTTAGTATATCAGAGAAACATAGATACTCATCTGGCTGATAATGGAGAAATTGCTTCCGGAGGTACCGACTTTTTTTTGGCCGGAAGGACAAGAACTATGGGGCAAAATGCAAGAATAGGTGTCCATTCCTGGAGTAATGGTACTCAGGAGGCAACAGATTTTCCCGTAGGACATTCCGAACATCAAAGATATATTAACTATTATGTAAGTGTTGGATTTACCCAGGCCAACGCAGAGGCATTTTACTACTATACGATTAATGCTGCTCCTGCAAGCAGTATTCATTGGATGACTGCCGCCGAAATACAACAATATGGAATTTTAAGGTAG
- the trxB gene encoding thioredoxin-disulfide reductase — protein MYENTEKIECLIIGSGPAGYTAAIYASRADMNPVMYTGLQMGGQLTTTTEVDNFPGYANGTDGTTMMEDIKKQAERFGTDVRFGIVTKVELSDKAGGIHKVVVDGTKEIVAESVIISTGASAKYLGLENEQRLIGGGVSACATCDGFFYKAQDVVVVGGGDTAAEEATYLAKLCNKVTMLVRRDVMRASKAMQHRVNKTENLEVLYHTELDDVLGENTVDGVRVVHNLTGEKYEIPVMGVFIAIGHKPNTDLFKGAIDMDDAGYIITKGKSTKTNIPGVFAAGDVQDKEYRQAVTAAGTGCMAALDAERYLASLN, from the coding sequence ATGTATGAGAACACAGAAAAAATTGAATGTTTGATTATTGGTTCGGGGCCTGCAGGTTATACCGCGGCTATTTATGCTTCCAGAGCAGATATGAATCCTGTAATGTATACAGGTTTGCAAATGGGAGGACAACTTACTACTACTACTGAAGTTGATAATTTTCCGGGTTATGCAAATGGTACTGACGGTACGACCATGATGGAAGATATTAAAAAGCAGGCAGAACGTTTTGGGACGGATGTGCGTTTTGGGATAGTAACCAAAGTTGAATTGTCAGATAAGGCGGGCGGAATTCATAAGGTGGTTGTCGACGGCACTAAGGAGATAGTGGCCGAATCTGTTATTATTTCTACAGGAGCCTCTGCAAAATATTTGGGACTGGAAAATGAACAACGTCTAATCGGCGGAGGAGTTTCTGCCTGTGCCACTTGTGACGGCTTTTTCTATAAAGCACAAGACGTTGTTGTTGTTGGTGGAGGAGATACTGCTGCCGAAGAAGCAACCTATTTGGCAAAATTATGTAATAAGGTTACCATGTTAGTACGCAGAGATGTGATGAGGGCTTCAAAAGCAATGCAGCATCGCGTAAATAAAACGGAGAATCTGGAAGTTTTATACCATACGGAATTGGATGATGTATTAGGAGAAAACACTGTTGATGGAGTGCGGGTGGTACATAATCTTACCGGGGAAAAATATGAGATTCCGGTAATGGGAGTTTTTATTGCTATCGGGCACAAACCTAATACGGATTTGTTTAAGGGTGCTATCGATATGGATGATGCAGGATATATCATTACAAAGGGAAAAAGTACGAAAACCAATATTCCCGGAGTATTTGCAGCCGGTGATGTACAGGATAAAGAGTACAGACAGGCAGTGACCGCAGCAGGAACCGGTTGTATGGCGGCACTGGATGCAGAGCGTTATTTGGCAAGTTTGAACTAG